A section of the Pedobacter sp. HDW13 genome encodes:
- a CDS encoding RagB/SusD family nutrient uptake outer membrane protein, which yields MKKYIYILFIGLAGTFTACKKGDLDRYPQTSISPNLFFNTEEDLALYVNGLLSQPDRNSYLNDQSTDNVATTAAVEVKNIMLGSANAQNITTGWSWGRLRNINYFLENFKKAQVTGAIKNHYAGLARYYRAEFYLDKIKRFSDVPWYSGTLEPGDEALYKPRDPRALIADSIMADLDFAYKNVRESVPVGTPGKWAVATLYTRAALYEGTYRKYHSELNLSGSANTFLQTAARVAGEIITAKKFTIYNTNRPDQDYATLFASQDLTGNSEVILANIFDLSKSKGQNVNGVVFGDYEQAPAKDLLLTYLMKDGTRFTDIAGYAQKSFVDEFKNRDPRMSQTMVYPGWTRVPDATPYIQRLNKNFTGYHQLKGYVNSTDNNILNGVDFPVYRYAEILLNYAEALAELGTLTQSDLDQSVNLLRKRAGMPDLNLGSANANPDAMLQQQYPNVVANAGVIFEIRRERRVEFAFENLRYDDLMRWKAGKLLTKGPEGMYFAGLGKYDLTGDGVDDIILIDRTATVPAEEQKEKNSLGVKLVYYRAGTIGTDATVYLKAGNSGGNIVTESVIRNFEEPKFYYRPIPQQQVTLNPKLKQIFGW from the coding sequence ATGAAAAAGTACATATATATATTGTTTATTGGTCTTGCCGGTACATTTACCGCCTGTAAAAAAGGTGACTTAGACCGCTATCCGCAAACCTCTATTTCACCCAATCTTTTCTTCAATACAGAAGAGGATTTGGCCTTGTATGTAAACGGTCTGTTATCGCAACCCGATCGCAACAGTTACCTGAACGATCAGAGTACCGATAACGTAGCCACTACAGCCGCTGTTGAGGTTAAAAACATCATGTTAGGAAGTGCGAATGCCCAAAACATTACAACCGGCTGGAGCTGGGGCAGATTGCGTAACATAAATTACTTTTTAGAGAATTTTAAGAAAGCACAGGTTACTGGTGCGATTAAAAATCATTATGCCGGTCTTGCCCGTTATTATCGTGCAGAGTTCTATCTCGATAAAATAAAGCGCTTTTCGGATGTACCCTGGTACTCGGGGACTTTAGAGCCTGGGGATGAAGCACTCTACAAGCCTCGTGATCCGCGTGCGCTAATAGCCGACAGCATTATGGCTGATTTAGATTTTGCCTATAAAAATGTTAGGGAAAGTGTACCCGTTGGTACCCCAGGCAAATGGGCTGTGGCTACCTTATACACCCGTGCGGCTTTATACGAAGGTACTTATCGCAAATACCACAGTGAATTAAACCTAAGCGGTTCTGCAAATACTTTCTTACAAACTGCAGCAAGGGTTGCAGGCGAAATTATAACAGCCAAAAAATTCACCATTTACAACACTAACCGCCCTGACCAGGATTATGCAACTTTATTCGCGAGCCAGGATTTAACCGGTAACAGTGAAGTGATTTTAGCCAACATTTTCGACCTGAGCAAAAGTAAAGGACAAAACGTTAACGGTGTAGTATTTGGCGATTACGAACAGGCTCCGGCCAAAGACCTGCTGCTTACCTACCTGATGAAAGATGGTACGCGTTTTACTGATATAGCGGGTTATGCGCAAAAGAGTTTTGTTGATGAGTTTAAAAACCGCGATCCCCGCATGTCGCAAACCATGGTATATCCGGGTTGGACCAGGGTACCTGATGCAACGCCTTACATCCAACGTTTAAACAAAAACTTTACCGGTTACCACCAGCTAAAAGGTTATGTAAACAGTACCGATAATAACATCTTAAATGGTGTCGATTTCCCGGTTTACCGTTATGCAGAAATTTTGCTTAACTATGCTGAGGCACTTGCCGAACTGGGTACTTTAACACAATCAGACTTAGACCAATCGGTAAATTTACTAAGGAAAAGAGCAGGCATGCCCGATCTTAATCTGGGTTCTGCAAATGCCAATCCCGATGCGATGTTGCAACAGCAATATCCGAATGTAGTCGCAAACGCGGGTGTAATCTTCGAAATCAGACGCGAGCGCAGGGTAGAATTTGCCTTCGAAAACTTAAGATATGATGATCTGATGCGTTGGAAAGCGGGCAAATTACTGACCAAAGGTCCAGAAGGTATGTACTTTGCAGGCTTAGGTAAATACGACCTTACCGGCGATGGTGTTGATGACATTATCTTAATTGACAGAACGGCCACCGTTCCGGCAGAAGAACAAAAAGAGAAAAACTCGTTAGGTGTAAAACTGGTATATTACCGTGCCGGAACCATTGGAACTGATGCTACTGTGTACCTGAAAGCTGGCAACAGCGGAGGCAACATTGTAACCGAAAGTGTGATTAGGAATTTTGAAGAGCCTAAATTCTACTACCGCCCTATTCCGCAACAACAAGTTACCCTTAACCCTAAACTTAAACAGATTTTTGGCTGGTAA
- a CDS encoding metallophosphoesterase, protein MEIKRRTLLKTVGLAAGALATGSLPAFATANESENRKDKKLALSVAHITDVHIRPGDNAPERFKSCLKQIIGKHKPDFFLNGGDSINDASYDNVVRDQVTEQWAIWDDCLKGMEKHEVYSCIGNHDPWWKAPAKTDEMYGKDYVVKRLKIPHRYYSFSKKNWHFIILDGNNSKISLDDEQYNWLQQELEKLPAATPTVIMSHYPILGTTQVLVGGGHSDAKKLKDLFYKHRDKVKICLSGHNHLSDHTAYNGVLYCCNGAMSGFWWGKGDAESAGPGYYLETPPGYAMLKLYTDGTVENTYYPHSF, encoded by the coding sequence ATGGAAATAAAAAGAAGAACACTATTAAAAACAGTAGGCTTGGCTGCCGGTGCATTAGCAACCGGCAGCCTTCCTGCCTTCGCTACAGCTAATGAAAGCGAAAACAGAAAGGATAAAAAACTGGCACTTAGCGTGGCACATATTACCGATGTACACATCCGTCCGGGTGATAATGCACCTGAGCGTTTTAAGAGCTGCCTAAAACAGATTATTGGCAAGCATAAGCCAGATTTTTTCTTAAACGGAGGCGATTCAATAAACGATGCCTCATATGATAATGTAGTACGCGATCAGGTTACCGAACAATGGGCGATATGGGATGACTGCCTTAAAGGTATGGAAAAACATGAGGTTTACAGCTGTATTGGCAATCACGATCCCTGGTGGAAAGCACCGGCAAAGACTGATGAAATGTACGGTAAAGACTATGTTGTTAAACGCTTAAAAATCCCACACCGTTATTATAGCTTTTCGAAAAAGAACTGGCATTTTATTATTCTGGATGGTAACAACAGCAAAATATCACTTGATGATGAACAGTACAACTGGTTGCAGCAGGAGCTGGAAAAATTACCAGCGGCTACACCTACGGTAATCATGTCGCATTATCCTATTTTGGGTACCACACAGGTATTGGTAGGCGGTGGTCATTCGGATGCCAAAAAGCTAAAGGATCTTTTCTATAAACACCGCGATAAAGTTAAAATCTGTTTAAGTGGTCACAACCACCTTTCTGATCATACCGCATATAATGGTGTGCTTTATTGTTGTAATGGTGCCATGAGTGGCTTTTGGTGGGGTAAAGGCGATGCCGAATCAGCTGGCCCGGGTTATTATCTAGAAACGCCTCCAGGATATGCCATGTTAAAACTATATACTGATGGCACTGTAGAAAACACCTATTATCCTCACTCCTTTTAA